The Nocardioides sp. cx-173 genome segment CTCGAGGCATTGCGCAGGCAGGACTGGCTTCCAAAGGCCACGGCCGCCTGAGGGAAGTCAACGATCACGCCTGGCGCTCCACGCGTCGTACGTATCGCCGATCTTCTCCGCCAGTGTCTTGTCACGGTCCAGCGTGGCGTGTTGGTAGATCGCCATCGCTGCTTGGGACGCGTGCCCGGCGCGTGCCTGGAGCTCGGCGGCGGTGGCGCCCTGCTGGCCGGCGAGGGTCAGGGCGGTGTGCCGGAGGTGGTGAATCGTCAGGTCCGGTCGACCGGCGGCTTCGCGCGCTGGGCGGTAGCGGTCCATCAGGTACCGCACGCTCATGTGGTCGGTCCGATCGCCGGCGAACAGCAGTCCAGCCGGGCCGGGAGCGGTGTGCTCGAGCAGGTGCTTCGGCAGCATCGGAAGGAACGGCGGCGGGACGTGCACGGTACGGACTCCGCTGGCCGTCTTCGGTGCGCTGATGACGCGTCCGCAATTGGGGCAGGCGTCCTTGGTCCCGGGGATGACGTCCTTGTCGACCTTGCGCGTGACCCTGATTCGACCGCTAACGCCGTCGATGTCGGAGCGTCGCAGCTCCAACAGCTCGCCCTCGCGGAGGCCCACGAACGCGGCGAGCACGATGAGCAGTCGCAGCCGCTCGGGCATCGTCTCGATGATGACCGCAAGCTCGTCGAGGGTCGCCGGCACGGCGACTCGCTTCACGCGAGCAGAGCCGGCGCCGCGGATCTTCGGTGGCGCTCGGAAGATGAGCTCCTCCTCCTCGGCCGACTGGAGGATCGATCGCAGGAGCCGGTACGCCGCGGCGTTGCTCGACTCGGTGGCGGGATCGAGCGAGGCGCGCCACTGCTTGATCTCCGACAGGGTGACCTCGGTCAGCGGCATCTCACCGAAGTAGGGGAGGATCCGCGACCTCAGCAGCTGCCGGTAGTTGCGCTGTGTGGTCGGCCGCAGGCCGCGCTCGACCAGGAAGCGCTCGGCGAACGAGCCGACCGTGTTCCAGGCCGCGGCGGACTGCCGCTTGGACTCCGCCACCTGGCGTGCCCTGGGCGGAGTCCACTCCTCTCGGTCCACCAACGCCCGCTCGGCCGCGAGCCACGCTTCGGCGTCCATCTTGGTGGCGAGGGTGCGCGAGTAGCGGGTGCCGTCGGGCATGGAATAGCGAGCTCGGTGGGTCACCTTGCCGGTCGCGCTGACCCGCCGCTCGACCTCGCCGAAGCCCCGTCGCCTGGCCATCCGGCAGCCGCCCTTCGATCCCGATTCCTAACCCCCTGCTTGGTTAGCAGCAGGAGTCCCTGTGGGGGACTGGTGGGGGAAAGAATGTCCCCAATAGGGGAATCTTGTCCACCTATGTCCGACGTTTCCGCAGGTCACAGCCATATTGCGCCTGCTCCGGGTCGATTTGCAAGCAGGGGGTTAGGGGTTCGAGTCCCCTAGGCTCCACCAGCGAAATCCCGGCAGCCTGGGATCTTCTTCTTTTCTGAAGTGTTCCGGTCGACTTCCAGATTGGCTTCTAGGGGCTGGTGGGGAGAGCTCGATCCGTCGCCGCGAGGTGTTGAGTCAGCTTGCGTCGAGGAATGCCTGGTAGCGGGCTTCGAGCGAGAGCCGGTCGGTGAGGGACTGTGGCCACGTCGTTCTTCGGCGCCTAGTCGCGCGGTCCGGCTCGGCGAACTGGCTCGGCTCTGCGGCCCGGCTGGTGGCGTCGCCGGGTCTCCGAGCGACGCGAGATGTGCGCAACTCCTTGCCTCGGGGGGCGATGGGTCGTGCCGCCGGACCTCTGACGTGTCC includes the following:
- a CDS encoding tyrosine-type recombinase/integrase, giving the protein MARRRGFGEVERRVSATGKVTHRARYSMPDGTRYSRTLATKMDAEAWLAAERALVDREEWTPPRARQVAESKRQSAAAWNTVGSFAERFLVERGLRPTTQRNYRQLLRSRILPYFGEMPLTEVTLSEIKQWRASLDPATESSNAAAYRLLRSILQSAEEEELIFRAPPKIRGAGSARVKRVAVPATLDELAVIIETMPERLRLLIVLAAFVGLREGELLELRRSDIDGVSGRIRVTRKVDKDVIPGTKDACPNCGRVISAPKTASGVRTVHVPPPFLPMLPKHLLEHTAPGPAGLLFAGDRTDHMSVRYLMDRYRPAREAAGRPDLTIHHLRHTALTLAGQQGATAAELQARAGHASQAAMAIYQHATLDRDKTLAEKIGDTYDAWSARRDR